Proteins encoded within one genomic window of Halobacteroides halobius DSM 5150:
- a CDS encoding LacI family DNA-binding transcriptional regulator, with protein MAKQVTIRDVADYVGVSVATVSNVLNENQHKVSQKTYQEVLEAIEKLGYYPNFTARTLANRKSHLIGIMLPLVEQDKANTLLQDNPFYSQFISGIEMKTREKDYDILITGVGPEESCKDWIIKRNLDGIIFLGVYPNLLSKKIEEIDVPIVLTDTYKDYTGQFHNIGVNDQQGGYLATEYLLKLDHRNIAFVTGNRDLSEVNYRRYQGYQKALKRYNITENEELVYETEVSFEGGYKVGAELLSDQNDISAVFAVADILAFGIIKAFQEHDKKIPEDLSIVGFDDLKTCQYVTPALTTIKQDIFYKGVRTVEVLIEEIESQAKEKKSITLPLELVIRDSTQQRKD; from the coding sequence ATGGCTAAACAGGTTACAATTCGTGATGTGGCAGATTATGTAGGGGTTTCAGTAGCTACAGTATCTAATGTTTTAAATGAAAATCAACATAAAGTCTCTCAAAAGACTTACCAAGAAGTTTTAGAAGCAATAGAAAAGTTAGGATACTATCCTAACTTTACAGCTCGTACTTTAGCAAATAGAAAATCACATCTAATTGGGATTATGCTTCCTTTAGTTGAGCAAGATAAAGCTAATACTTTACTGCAAGATAATCCCTTTTATAGTCAATTTATAAGTGGAATTGAGATGAAGACTAGAGAAAAAGACTATGATATTTTGATTACGGGGGTTGGCCCGGAAGAGAGTTGTAAAGATTGGATTATCAAAAGAAATTTAGATGGAATTATTTTTTTAGGGGTCTATCCTAACTTACTCTCCAAAAAGATAGAAGAAATAGATGTTCCTATTGTACTAACTGATACTTATAAAGATTATACTGGGCAGTTTCATAATATTGGTGTTAATGACCAACAAGGGGGTTATTTAGCTACTGAATATTTATTAAAATTAGATCATAGAAATATTGCTTTTGTAACAGGTAATAGAGATTTGAGTGAAGTTAATTATAGACGTTATCAAGGGTATCAAAAAGCATTAAAAAGATACAATATTACTGAAAATGAAGAATTAGTTTATGAGACTGAAGTTTCTTTTGAAGGGGGGTATAAAGTAGGAGCAGAACTATTATCTGATCAAAATGATATTAGTGCAGTTTTTGCTGTAGCAGATATTTTAGCATTTGGTATTATAAAAGCTTTTCAAGAGCATGATAAAAAAATTCCTGAAGATCTTTCAATTGTTGGTTTTGATGATTTAAAGACATGCCAATATGTTACTCCGGCTTTAACTACAATAAAACAAGATATCTTTTACAAAGGAGTTAGAACAGTAGAAGTATTAATAGAGGAAATAGAATCCCAAGCCAAAGAGAAAAAGAGTATTACATTACCTTTAGAATTAGTTATTCGAGATTCTACACAACAGAGAAAGGACTAA
- a CDS encoding YlbL family protein — MIVGKGSEIEMGIDLIKKRSFWIKALIVVVVVGILAVYPSDYYLISPGIAKPLSPMVNIKADTYLQTGKVMLTAVSMKSASLLEYMYVKLFNPDLIELQSKNLLPPNMNMEEYFKFMREMMKESQMKAKAVALEAAGYNPQVSGQGAKITHVLKEGNAKGKLKPGDIIIKVDGEPVGLLTEVVSEIQDRKVGAQVRVTVKRDGVKKTYSIKTKKIQNNADNPSIGVLITSYKREYDFPIKININAGRIGGPSAGSMFALQIFNQLTKKDYTYGLKIAGTGTISLEGKVGRIDGVKQKIAAAKERGAKIFFTPQANAKAAKEMETPEIKIVSVKNFTDIINYLKSLK, encoded by the coding sequence TTGATTGTTGGGAAAGGAAGTGAGATAGAAATGGGGATAGATTTAATTAAGAAAAGAAGTTTTTGGATTAAAGCTTTAATTGTAGTAGTGGTAGTGGGCATTTTAGCTGTATACCCAAGTGATTATTACCTTATTTCACCTGGTATAGCCAAACCTTTATCACCGATGGTTAATATTAAGGCTGATACTTACCTTCAAACAGGTAAAGTTATGTTAACTGCTGTTTCTATGAAAAGTGCTAGTTTATTAGAGTATATGTATGTCAAGCTGTTTAATCCAGATTTAATTGAATTGCAGTCTAAAAATTTATTGCCTCCTAATATGAATATGGAGGAATACTTTAAATTTATGCGTGAAATGATGAAAGAGAGTCAGATGAAAGCTAAGGCCGTAGCTTTAGAAGCAGCAGGTTATAATCCCCAGGTTAGTGGGCAAGGGGCCAAAATAACCCATGTATTAAAAGAAGGCAATGCTAAAGGGAAGCTAAAACCTGGTGATATAATTATTAAGGTTGATGGAGAGCCAGTAGGTTTATTAACAGAAGTTGTAAGTGAGATTCAGGATAGAAAGGTTGGAGCACAAGTAAGGGTTACTGTAAAAAGGGATGGAGTTAAGAAGACTTATTCAATTAAAACTAAGAAAATACAAAATAATGCTGATAATCCATCTATTGGAGTCTTAATAACTTCTTACAAGCGGGAATATGATTTTCCAATTAAGATTAATATTAATGCTGGAAGGATTGGTGGCCCATCAGCTGGAAGTATGTTTGCCCTGCAGATTTTTAATCAATTAACTAAAAAAGATTATACCTATGGTTTAAAAATTGCTGGAACAGGAACAATTAGTTTAGAAGGTAAAGTCGGTAGGATAGATGGTGTTAAACAAAAGATAGCAGCAGCTAAAGAGCGAGGGGCCAAGATATTTTTTACCCCTCAAGCAAATGCTAAAGCAGCCAAAGAGATGGAAACTCCAGAGATTAAGATAGTCTCTGTCAAAAACTTTACTGATATTATTAATTATCTTAAAAGTTTAAAATAG
- a CDS encoding glycoside hydrolase family 31 protein has protein sequence MNSEEIIDQGQGNKRKRYFVLSEINEYNQDDNYLYLQLSEGELVLEFITSEIVRVVMGQRDKADLSTSPALVEHNLKYQDFEVEDKGDYLQVTTQDLKIKINKQKLGISFYDLDGNLIHRDYSKKALGWSKDEVRAWKELREEERFYGLGEKTGWLDKRDGKYVMWNHDTFSPHVDDTDPLYQSIPFLIGLNQNKAYGIYFDNTYKSHFDLGVGEKDYYSFWAEGGNLDYYFINGPSLKEVVDSYTTLTGKMPLPPKWSLGYHQSRYSYHPEEEVREIAQNFREKEIPCDAIHFDIHYMDEYRIFTWDENRFPNPEQLLTDLGADGFKPITIIDPGVKRDPKYDIYQEGIENDYFCKYLDGEYFIDKVWPGRCVFPDFTQQAVRDWWGDLHQRLTDVGVRGIWNDMNEPAVFNETDTMDTDVIHQNDGDLGTHDRFHNLYGFLEDQATYEGLKKHLSNERPFVLTRAGFAGIQRYSAVWTGDNRSFWDHIKLAMPMLMNLGLSGVTFSGTDVGGFTGDTSGELLARWTQLGSFVPFFRNHCEIRAIYQEPWAFAEEYESIITEYIELRYKFLTHIYNLFYQATQTGLPVMRPLVMEYQSDEETHNLSDQFMVGDSILVAPIYQPDRDRRMVYFPEGTWYDFWTGEEYEGNQHVIVDAPLDTLPLYVKAGSILPLAPVVNYVGEKDIEELNINIYLDSKVTTDSYKLYNDDGLSFNYQDGEYSLTEFTYQYQAANLEFTIDDQQTGYQEYKSYCLSFNNVASKPRTVIVDGAEVDDWNYEAQRLEVTIPAKTTKVEVKL, from the coding sequence ATGAATAGTGAAGAAATAATAGACCAGGGCCAAGGAAATAAAAGAAAGAGATACTTTGTTTTAAGTGAAATTAATGAATATAATCAAGATGATAATTATTTATATTTACAATTATCTGAAGGAGAATTAGTTTTAGAGTTTATTACCTCAGAAATAGTTAGGGTAGTAATGGGCCAACGTGATAAAGCAGATTTATCTACATCACCAGCATTGGTAGAACATAATTTAAAGTATCAAGATTTTGAAGTTGAAGATAAAGGAGATTATTTACAAGTTACAACACAAGATTTGAAAATAAAGATTAATAAACAAAAATTAGGGATTAGTTTTTATGATTTAGATGGTAATTTAATTCATAGAGACTACTCCAAAAAAGCTTTAGGTTGGAGTAAGGATGAAGTAAGAGCATGGAAGGAATTAAGGGAAGAAGAAAGATTTTATGGTCTAGGTGAAAAGACAGGTTGGCTAGATAAAAGAGATGGAAAATATGTAATGTGGAATCATGACACATTTAGTCCGCATGTAGATGATACTGATCCATTATACCAATCAATTCCATTCTTAATTGGTCTTAATCAAAATAAAGCTTATGGTATTTACTTTGATAATACCTATAAAAGCCACTTTGATTTAGGTGTAGGTGAAAAAGATTATTATTCATTTTGGGCTGAAGGAGGAAATCTAGATTATTACTTTATTAATGGGCCAAGTCTTAAAGAAGTTGTTGATAGTTATACGACTCTTACAGGAAAGATGCCTTTACCTCCAAAGTGGTCATTAGGTTATCACCAATCTCGTTATAGTTATCATCCAGAAGAAGAAGTAAGAGAAATAGCCCAGAACTTCCGGGAAAAAGAGATTCCTTGTGATGCTATTCATTTTGATATTCATTATATGGATGAATACCGTATTTTTACTTGGGATGAGAATAGATTTCCTAATCCAGAGCAGTTATTAACTGATTTAGGTGCTGATGGCTTCAAACCAATAACTATTATTGATCCAGGTGTTAAAAGAGATCCTAAATATGATATTTATCAAGAAGGAATAGAAAATGATTATTTTTGTAAATATCTTGATGGAGAATATTTTATAGATAAAGTATGGCCAGGAAGATGTGTCTTTCCTGATTTTACTCAACAAGCAGTTAGAGATTGGTGGGGAGATTTACACCAGAGGTTAACTGATGTAGGAGTTAGAGGAATTTGGAATGATATGAATGAGCCAGCAGTCTTTAATGAAACAGATACTATGGATACTGATGTCATTCATCAAAATGATGGTGATTTAGGAACTCATGATAGATTCCATAATTTATACGGATTTTTAGAAGACCAGGCTACTTATGAAGGACTAAAGAAACATTTATCTAATGAACGACCTTTTGTGCTAACTAGAGCTGGTTTTGCAGGAATTCAACGTTACTCAGCAGTTTGGACAGGAGATAATCGAAGTTTTTGGGATCATATTAAGTTAGCGATGCCAATGTTAATGAATTTAGGTTTATCTGGTGTTACCTTCTCTGGAACAGATGTAGGAGGATTTACTGGAGATACTAGTGGAGAACTTTTAGCTCGTTGGACCCAGTTAGGATCTTTTGTGCCATTTTTTAGAAATCATTGTGAAATTAGAGCTATTTATCAAGAACCATGGGCTTTTGCTGAAGAATATGAAAGTATTATTACAGAATATATTGAATTACGTTATAAATTTTTAACTCATATTTATAATTTATTTTATCAAGCTACTCAGACAGGTTTACCAGTAATGAGACCATTAGTAATGGAGTATCAATCTGATGAAGAAACACATAACTTATCTGATCAATTTATGGTAGGAGATAGTATTTTAGTAGCTCCTATTTATCAACCAGATCGAGATAGAAGAATGGTTTACTTCCCAGAAGGAACTTGGTATGATTTCTGGACGGGAGAAGAATATGAAGGCAACCAGCATGTAATTGTAGATGCTCCACTAGATACCCTACCTCTTTATGTTAAAGCAGGTAGTATCCTTCCTTTAGCTCCAGTAGTAAATTATGTAGGAGAGAAGGATATAGAAGAATTGAATATTAATATTTATTTAGACTCAAAAGTAACAACAGATAGTTATAAACTATATAATGATGATGGTTTAAGCTTTAATTATCAAGATGGTGAATATAGTTTAACAGAGTTTACTTATCAATATCAAGCTGCTAATTTAGAATTTACAATTGATGATCAGCAGACTGGTTATCAGGAGTATAAAAGTTATTGCTTATCCTTTAATAATGTAGCAAGTAAACCTAGAACGGTTATAGTAGATGGTGCAGAAGTTGATGATTGGAATTATGAAGCTCAGAGATTAGAGGTTACTATTCCAGCTAAAACTACTAAAGTAGAAGTCAAATTATAA
- a CDS encoding geranylgeranyl reductase family protein, whose amino-acid sequence MVFDVIVVGAGPAGAYTSYNLAKENLNVLLIEEESLPRYKSCGGAISLKAKKYLADIDLTNIIEDKITNITFDYNLQPAIEIDFSKPFVYLVMRDKFDNLLVNKAKEAGAKVISNSKVLSITKNDRLEVTTKDNLFKSNYLIGADGVNSLIAKELGLKTNMNHAIGFEKEIKVSTPQLANQRSRIKLDYGAIPKGYGWIFPKQDHLSVGIASYKQGLNLKEKLTNYLNKEKIFIQEELNAKGHLLPVWQSEKTLNTNQGLLVGDAARLVDPLSGEGIFYALKSGQLASKAIIDNLEKNKSLNHYTTLVNQEIILEFKKAKLLSQFFFLAPKQIHKFLTSNQWLLEEFLKVIYGLKNYDELYNYFISEISFLKHITNK is encoded by the coding sequence GTGGTCTTTGATGTTATTGTTGTTGGAGCTGGACCAGCTGGTGCCTATACTAGTTATAACCTAGCTAAAGAAAATCTAAATGTATTATTAATCGAAGAAGAATCATTACCTCGTTACAAATCTTGTGGAGGCGCTATTTCTCTTAAAGCCAAAAAATACTTAGCAGATATTGATTTAACTAATATTATTGAAGATAAAATAACTAATATCACATTTGATTATAATCTGCAACCTGCAATTGAGATTGATTTTTCTAAACCGTTTGTTTATCTAGTAATGAGAGATAAATTTGATAATCTATTAGTTAATAAAGCTAAAGAAGCAGGAGCTAAAGTAATTAGTAATAGTAAAGTTCTTTCTATTACTAAAAATGATCGACTAGAAGTTACGACAAAAGATAATTTATTTAAAAGTAATTATCTTATTGGAGCTGATGGGGTAAATAGTTTAATAGCTAAAGAACTAGGACTAAAAACTAATATGAATCATGCTATAGGATTTGAAAAAGAAATAAAAGTCTCTACTCCACAATTGGCCAACCAAAGAAGTAGGATAAAGCTAGATTATGGTGCTATTCCTAAAGGATATGGTTGGATTTTTCCTAAACAAGATCATTTGTCTGTAGGTATTGCTAGTTATAAACAAGGATTAAACCTTAAAGAAAAATTAACAAACTATTTAAACAAAGAAAAAATATTTATTCAAGAAGAGTTAAATGCTAAAGGACACTTATTACCTGTTTGGCAAAGTGAAAAAACTTTAAATACTAACCAGGGATTATTAGTAGGTGATGCTGCTAGATTAGTTGACCCACTATCTGGCGAAGGAATCTTCTATGCTTTAAAAAGTGGTCAATTAGCAAGCAAAGCAATCATTGATAACTTAGAAAAAAATAAATCTCTAAATCATTACACAACACTAGTTAACCAAGAAATTATATTAGAATTTAAAAAAGCTAAGCTATTAAGCCAATTTTTCTTCCTAGCACCAAAACAGATCCACAAATTCTTAACTAGCAATCAATGGCTACTAGAAGAATTCCTAAAAGTAATCTACGGCTTAAAAAATTATGATGAATTATACAATTATTTTATCTCAGAAATAAGTTTCTTAAAACATATTACCAATAAATAA
- a CDS encoding patatin-like phospholipase family protein, whose amino-acid sequence MSAKIGLALGAGSARGIAHIGVLKALQEEGIAIDYLAGASIGSVVGGFYAAGSDLHMLERLAIHLEWDHFTDITVSKQGLVAGNKVKEFFQLLTKGKTFADLNLPFSAVAADIEKGEEVVIKEGLVADALRASMSIPGIYIPYELEGKKLVDGAVLNRVPVSAVKEEGADIAIGVEVSYNLVRSYNVNTIFDVIMSSIDIMQQEIAQHKNVEADILIVPEVGHIASTDLSQAQECIQLGYQAAKEKIPEIKRLINEYNKETAK is encoded by the coding sequence GTGAGTGCTAAAATTGGATTAGCTTTAGGAGCTGGATCAGCTAGAGGTATTGCTCATATAGGTGTCTTAAAGGCTCTGCAAGAGGAAGGCATAGCTATAGATTATTTAGCAGGAGCTAGTATTGGTAGTGTGGTAGGAGGATTCTATGCTGCTGGATCTGATTTACATATGTTAGAACGATTAGCAATTCATTTAGAGTGGGATCATTTTACTGATATTACAGTTTCTAAGCAAGGATTAGTTGCAGGAAATAAAGTTAAAGAATTTTTTCAGTTATTAACTAAAGGAAAGACTTTTGCTGATTTAAATTTACCCTTCTCAGCAGTAGCAGCTGATATTGAAAAAGGAGAAGAGGTAGTAATTAAAGAAGGGTTAGTAGCTGATGCTCTAAGAGCCAGTATGTCTATTCCTGGTATTTACATTCCCTATGAATTAGAAGGGAAAAAGTTGGTTGATGGGGCAGTATTAAATAGAGTACCTGTTAGTGCTGTAAAGGAGGAAGGTGCTGATATTGCAATTGGGGTAGAGGTTAGTTATAATCTAGTCCGAAGTTATAATGTCAATACTATCTTTGATGTAATTATGAGTTCAATTGATATTATGCAACAGGAGATTGCTCAACATAAAAATGTGGAGGCGGATATACTAATTGTTCCAGAAGTAGGTCATATTGCTTCTACTGATTTAAGTCAAGCCCAGGAATGTATCCAATTAGGTTATCAGGCAGCTAAGGAAAAGATACCAGAAATAAAAAGATTGATTAATGAATATAATAAAGAGACTGCTAAGTAG
- a CDS encoding DUF362 domain-containing protein, with product MAYTITDGCISCGACEPTCPVDAISEGTDKYEIDADACIDCGACAGACPVEAIEA from the coding sequence ATGGCTTATACAATTACTGATGGTTGTATTTCTTGTGGGGCTTGTGAACCTACTTGTCCAGTAGATGCTATTTCTGAAGGAACTGACAAATATGAAATTGATGCTGATGCTTGTATTGATTGTGGTGCTTGTGCTGGTGCTTGTCCAGTAGAGGCTATTGAAGCTTAA
- the mgsA gene encoding methylglyoxal synthase: protein MKKIALIAHDEKKDDLVRFAQENERVLSGFNLIATGTTGQRLNENTNLEVTRMASGPLGGDQQIGAEIASDNIAAVIFLRDPLTAQPHEPDVSALLRVCDVHNVPLATNLGTANMILLDNLVD from the coding sequence ATGAAGAAAATAGCTTTAATTGCTCATGATGAGAAAAAAGATGATTTAGTTAGATTTGCTCAAGAGAATGAAAGAGTTTTGAGTGGTTTTAATTTAATTGCTACAGGGACTACTGGTCAGAGATTAAATGAAAATACTAATTTGGAAGTAACTAGAATGGCTTCTGGTCCTTTAGGGGGCGACCAACAAATTGGAGCTGAAATTGCTAGTGACAATATAGCAGCAGTTATTTTTCTAAGAGATCCATTGACTGCTCAGCCCCATGAACCAGATGTAAGTGCTTTACTTCGTGTTTGCGATGTGCATAATGTACCTTTAGCTACTAATTTAGGTACTGCAAATATGATCTTATTAGATAATTTAGTTGATTAG
- the selD gene encoding selenide, water dikinase SelD yields MTDEIKLTQYSSSSGUAAKMGPKALSQVLRRVEFPGVDENLLVGFDKADDAVAYKLQGEQVIVQSVDFFTPVVDDPYLFGQIAAANALSDIYAMGATPLLAMNIAGFPTCLDNQILEEILQGGADQVANAGAIIAGGHTIEDDEPKYGLAVTGVVEHNNLITNSGAQVGDQLILTKPLGMGVMTTAFKGGIAEVDGNSLAVKAMATLNNKPVELMHKYNVNACTDITGFGLLGHAWELATGSGLEVTIYANQVPLFAQAKEYAALGLVPEGAYRNQDYLQKQVEFGVKINEARKDLLFDPQTSGGLLISVAKEDAADLLSDLYQAGLDDATLIGQVTGTGPKIKVRDEGN; encoded by the coding sequence GTGACTGATGAAATTAAATTAACTCAGTATAGTAGTTCATCTGGCTGAGCAGCTAAAATGGGCCCTAAGGCTCTGTCGCAAGTTTTGCGACGCGTTGAATTTCCTGGAGTTGATGAAAACTTATTGGTTGGATTTGATAAAGCGGATGATGCAGTAGCTTATAAACTTCAAGGTGAGCAAGTGATAGTACAATCAGTTGATTTTTTTACTCCAGTAGTTGATGATCCTTATTTATTTGGTCAAATTGCTGCTGCAAATGCTTTAAGTGATATTTATGCTATGGGAGCTACTCCTTTGTTAGCTATGAATATTGCTGGTTTTCCTACTTGTTTAGATAATCAAATCTTAGAAGAAATTTTGCAAGGAGGAGCTGATCAAGTAGCTAATGCAGGAGCAATAATAGCTGGTGGTCATACTATTGAAGATGATGAGCCTAAGTATGGATTAGCTGTAACTGGAGTAGTTGAACATAATAATTTAATTACTAATTCTGGTGCTCAAGTTGGTGATCAACTAATTTTAACAAAGCCTTTGGGGATGGGGGTTATGACGACAGCTTTTAAAGGGGGCATAGCTGAAGTTGATGGTAATAGTCTTGCTGTTAAAGCAATGGCTACTTTAAATAATAAGCCTGTAGAATTGATGCATAAATATAATGTTAATGCTTGTACTGATATTACAGGCTTTGGTTTATTAGGACATGCTTGGGAGTTGGCCACAGGAAGTGGCTTGGAAGTTACTATTTATGCTAATCAAGTTCCATTATTTGCTCAAGCAAAAGAATATGCTGCTTTAGGCCTAGTTCCTGAAGGAGCTTATAGAAATCAGGATTATTTACAAAAGCAAGTTGAGTTTGGGGTAAAGATTAATGAAGCAAGAAAGGATTTATTATTTGATCCTCAAACTTCAGGAGGTTTATTAATATCTGTTGCTAAAGAAGATGCTGCTGATTTATTAAGCGATCTTTATCAAGCAGGATTAGATGATGCTACATTAATTGGCCAAGTTACAGGAACAGGGCCAAAAATTAAAGTTAGAGATGAGGGAAATTAA
- a CDS encoding dipeptidase: MNLIDLHCDTIYRICNNQTASLKKNSFHVDLEKLQQANSWAQFFALFIDYKEEAIYGENPFEHTLGMLDRFYQEVEANDELVAIAKNYQDLKANQQENKISAFLTIEEGGVLEGQLSRLRNFYRLGVRLITLTWNYPNQLGYSNSKLQYRQQGLTPFGRQVVKEMNKLGMLIDVSHLSDQGFYDVAQLSSQPFIASHSNARELRDHHRNLTDKMIRIIAKQGGVIGLNFAASFLGDNKISKVEDIVRHIKHIRNVGGSEVIALGSDFDGIDCELEISNIAKIDKLITTLKKNQFTTEEIEKIFFKNAERVIKEVL, encoded by the coding sequence ATGAATTTAATAGATTTACATTGTGATACTATATATCGCATTTGTAATAATCAAACAGCAAGTTTAAAGAAAAATTCATTTCATGTTGACTTAGAGAAATTACAACAGGCTAACTCCTGGGCCCAATTTTTTGCTTTATTTATAGATTATAAAGAAGAAGCTATTTATGGAGAAAATCCCTTTGAGCACACTTTAGGTATGTTAGATAGGTTCTACCAAGAGGTTGAAGCTAATGATGAACTAGTAGCTATAGCAAAAAATTATCAAGATTTAAAAGCTAACCAACAAGAAAATAAGATATCAGCTTTTTTAACTATAGAAGAGGGGGGAGTTTTAGAGGGCCAACTATCTAGATTAAGAAATTTTTATCGTTTAGGAGTTAGATTAATAACTCTAACATGGAATTATCCCAACCAATTGGGATATTCCAATAGTAAACTACAGTATAGACAACAAGGGCTTACACCTTTTGGGAGACAAGTAGTTAAAGAAATGAACAAATTAGGAATGTTAATCGATGTGTCCCATTTATCTGACCAAGGTTTTTATGATGTAGCTCAATTATCCTCACAGCCATTTATAGCTTCTCATTCTAATGCTAGAGAGCTTAGAGATCATCATAGGAACTTAACTGATAAAATGATAAGAATAATTGCCAAACAAGGTGGAGTAATAGGACTTAATTTTGCAGCTAGTTTCTTAGGAGATAATAAAATAAGTAAAGTAGAAGATATAGTACGCCATATTAAACATATTAGAAATGTTGGAGGTAGTGAAGTTATAGCATTAGGTTCTGATTTCGATGGAATCGACTGTGAGTTAGAGATCAGTAATATTGCTAAGATTGATAAATTGATTACTACTTTAAAAAAGAATCAATTTACTACTGAGGAAATAGAAAAAATATTCTTTAAAAATGCAGAGCGAGTTATAAAAGAAGTTTTATAA
- a CDS encoding DUF3343 domain-containing protein, giving the protein MFEEEYKLIVFDSTHHSLTAEDILKDAGYKIMMVPVLPEISADCGIAIKLEKQVKTTKLLGKLNKKGIELAGLYQVLVEKKEKKIKRLD; this is encoded by the coding sequence ATGTTTGAAGAGGAATATAAATTAATTGTTTTTGATTCAACGCACCATTCTTTAACAGCAGAAGATATTTTAAAAGATGCAGGATATAAAATAATGATGGTACCAGTTTTACCTGAAATTAGTGCTGATTGTGGAATAGCAATTAAACTAGAAAAGCAGGTTAAAACAACCAAATTATTAGGAAAATTAAATAAGAAGGGGATTGAGTTAGCTGGTTTATATCAAGTGTTAGTAGAGAAAAAGGAAAAAAAGATCAAAAGATTAGATTAG
- a CDS encoding nucleotidyltransferase translates to MKVLGIITEYNPFHLGHKIHLQNSLNKSKADATICIMSGCFLQRGRPAIIDQWSRAKMALQVGVDLILQLPVVYSTRSAEYFAWAAVRSLEATKTVDYLSFGSESGNINSLKELGELLAKEPQQLSSLLQEKLKEGHSYPQARTKALTSYLKLKSSDFKVSPTKAEEIINNPNNILGLEYIKALINLNSSITPLTIKREGADYYSNKLNNIASGSAIRNRIKKNQQQNKPLIDQQIRQSLPNSTVEVLKNKFKDNLGPIFTNDFSQQLLTLLRRVDKNKLRNYENITGGLENRFKEAALKATSLQELINLIKTKRFTQTRIQRILIHLLLGLTKDQLTKFDTAYGPQYLRVLGFNQQGRQLLKLIKKKSNLPLITKVANHFKSKQTPRNLLQEMLEYDLLANDLYTLAYSNNKAKKGGVDFRQTPILNF, encoded by the coding sequence ATGAAAGTACTCGGCATTATTACTGAATATAATCCTTTTCATCTAGGACATAAAATTCATTTGCAAAACTCACTAAATAAAAGTAAAGCTGATGCTACTATTTGTATCATGAGTGGCTGTTTTTTACAACGAGGAAGACCAGCCATTATAGACCAATGGAGCAGAGCTAAAATGGCACTTCAGGTAGGAGTAGACTTAATCCTCCAACTTCCTGTTGTCTATTCTACTCGTAGTGCTGAATATTTCGCTTGGGCAGCTGTAAGATCATTAGAAGCTACCAAGACCGTTGATTATCTTTCTTTTGGTAGTGAGTCAGGTAACATTAATTCTTTAAAAGAACTCGGAGAATTACTAGCTAAAGAACCACAACAACTAAGTTCATTACTGCAAGAAAAATTAAAAGAAGGTCACTCCTATCCTCAAGCGCGAACTAAAGCACTTACTAGTTATTTAAAGCTAAAATCAAGTGATTTTAAAGTATCACCAACAAAAGCAGAAGAAATTATAAATAATCCTAATAATATTTTAGGTCTAGAATATATTAAAGCTCTAATTAATTTAAATAGCTCTATTACGCCACTAACTATTAAAAGAGAAGGGGCAGACTATTACTCTAATAAACTTAATAATATTGCTAGTGGCTCTGCTATTAGAAATCGAATTAAAAAAAATCAACAACAAAACAAACCATTAATTGATCAACAGATCAGGCAATCCTTGCCTAATTCAACAGTTGAAGTTTTAAAAAATAAGTTCAAGGATAATTTAGGGCCAATCTTTACTAATGATTTTAGTCAACAATTATTAACCCTACTTAGAAGAGTAGATAAAAACAAATTAAGAAACTATGAAAATATAACTGGAGGATTAGAAAATAGATTTAAAGAAGCAGCTCTTAAAGCCACTTCATTACAAGAATTAATTAATTTAATTAAGACTAAACGCTTTACACAAACTAGAATTCAACGTATTTTAATTCATCTGCTATTAGGGTTAACTAAAGATCAATTAACTAAATTCGATACTGCTTACGGCCCACAATATTTAAGAGTCCTAGGTTTTAATCAGCAAGGTAGGCAGTTACTTAAATTAATTAAGAAGAAATCTAACTTGCCTTTAATCACCAAAGTAGCTAACCACTTTAAATCAAAACAAACCCCACGTAATCTCCTACAGGAGATGTTAGAATATGATCTATTAGCAAATGATTTATATACTCTTGCCTACTCTAACAACAAAGCAAAAAAAGGTGGGGTTGACTTTAGGCAAACACCTATTTTAAACTTTTAA